From the Mangifera indica cultivar Alphonso chromosome 10, CATAS_Mindica_2.1, whole genome shotgun sequence genome, one window contains:
- the LOC123227516 gene encoding probable LRR receptor-like serine/threonine-protein kinase At1g56140 isoform X5, translated as MPSDIKEYKSLQTMFLGNNGLSGTIPQQKAVYLKNVYLVTSNISIHPGLNCLQRNFPCNKSAACYTSFAIYCGGEEMKVDSMVYKADNNDIGGASSNLLDAEKGAIIDANLFSDRQQQIQHTCSKY; from the exons ATGCCATCTGACATCAAAGAGTATAAAAGTTTACAGACAAT GTTTCTTGGAAACAATGGCCTATCAGGAACCATTCCTCAGCAAAAGGCTGTATATCTTAAAAACGT GTATCTAGTGACCTCAAACATCAG TATTCACCCTGGATTGAATTGTCTGCAGAGAAACTTCCCCTGCAATAAGAGTGCTGCATGCT ATACAAGTTTCGCAATCTATTGTGGTGGGGAAGAAATGAAAGTTGATAGCATGGTGTATAAGGCTGATAACAATGATATTGGTGGAGCTTCTTCCAATCTACTTGATGCAGAAAAAGGGGCAATTATTGATGCCAATTTGTTTTCTGATAGACAACAACAGATTCAACACACATGTTCAAAATACTAG
- the LOC123227516 gene encoding probable LRR receptor-like serine/threonine-protein kinase At1g56140 isoform X2 → MEIQQNGAVSKAYIPLNVLGLSCLQRNLAYNKSAPHCKLLLFPVFDFFSIIWRTAIFPFLADSFDTDQSSFPSGYLRNVVINVSMPSDIKEYKSLQTMFLGNNGLSGTIPQQKAVYLKNVYLVTSNISIHPGLNCLQRNFPCNKSAACYTSFAIYCGGEEMKVDSMVYKADNNDIGGASSNLLDAEKGAIIDANLFSDRQQQIQHTCSKY, encoded by the exons ATGGAGATTCAGCAGAATGGGGCAGTTAGTAAAGCATATATTCCTCT TAATGTCCTTGGATTGAGCTGTCTTCAGAGAAACTTGGCCTATAATAAGAGTGCTCCACACTGTAAGCTGCTTCTTTTTCcggtgtttgattttttttctatcatttggCGTACTGCAATATTTCCTTTCTTAGCTGATTCATTCGATACTGATCAATCTTCCTTTCCCTCTGGATATCTTAGAAATGTTGTGATCAATGTTAGCATGCCATCTGACATCAAAGAGTATAAAAGTTTACAGACAAT GTTTCTTGGAAACAATGGCCTATCAGGAACCATTCCTCAGCAAAAGGCTGTATATCTTAAAAACGT GTATCTAGTGACCTCAAACATCAG TATTCACCCTGGATTGAATTGTCTGCAGAGAAACTTCCCCTGCAATAAGAGTGCTGCATGCT ATACAAGTTTCGCAATCTATTGTGGTGGGGAAGAAATGAAAGTTGATAGCATGGTGTATAAGGCTGATAACAATGATATTGGTGGAGCTTCTTCCAATCTACTTGATGCAGAAAAAGGGGCAATTATTGATGCCAATTTGTTTTCTGATAGACAACAACAGATTCAACACACATGTTCAAAATACTAG
- the LOC123227507 gene encoding putative disease resistance protein RGA4: MAETIVSVIAGELLSKVMSLTSNEVSLGWGVKNDVQELVGTLTTIKAVLLDAEEKQTQNEKLRVWLEKLKEVCYDVEDVLDEIEVKDLCKQVMNGQSISRKVRHFFSSSNPIVFRFRLAHKIKEINKRLAKIAAEKDNFNLTEKVYSNNILGWERETHSFVRVSDVIGRDKDKEEVMKILLCPSDGHENVSVISIVGIGGLGKTTLTKLVYNDEKVSDYFKLKMWICVSDEFSLKRLLIEIINSAIGQKYNHMSMDQLQTILRDIIKDKKYLLVLDDVWNENYGLWCDLRNLLMDCVSGSKIIVTTRSDRVASIMGSISTYKLKGLSLNQCLSVFVKYAFKESLEKQHPNLIEIGKEIVKKCKGVPLAVRALGSLLYSSTFEQDWINVRDTEIWKLDQKDNSILHALRISYNHLSPPLKQCFVFCSIFPKDFKFYNFSLIKFWMANGLLKAHNENEDLENIGMQYIRELMWRSFFQDIQDFENGFYSFKIHDLMHDIATSLFQNEGLIVKGSNQIAVTTSYRHLLFHHLDASQVEAPSFLPNLGNLRSIIFFQHVGENIIISQSFLELIVSRFKFLRALYLSNLGIEAVPKRIGNLKHLRYLELSFNPKIKRLPNSIYKLQSLQLLSLDGCEKLEELPTDVKHLISLRFLSLATVQKHLPNNGIGCLKSLRFLVIGNCSKLEYLCEDIGRLRVIRRLGISQCPSLISLPRGVRSLSSLEDLRLIDCVRLNLDLSIGSDEQHNHEELNSTGPPLRLLEIGNLPQLVKLPQWLLRCSTNTLQTLRIGNCSNLKALPESMQKLQALQVWNCPELSSLPKDINHLIALRELIIKDCPKLTERCKPEGGEDWPKIAHIPKIELDGDVIKSTEN, encoded by the coding sequence atggcaGAAACAATTGTCTCTGTTATTGCTGGGGAACTCTTGAGTAAGGTGATGTCTCTTACTTCCAATGAAGTCTCCTTAGGATGGGGTGTCAAGAATGATGTGCAAGAGCTTGTTGGCACCTTAACCACCATCAAAGCTGTTCTCTTAGATGCTGAGGAGAAACAAACCCAAAATGAGAAGCTGAGAGTTTGGCTGGAAAAGCTTAAGGAGGTTTGCTATGATGTTGAAGATGTTTTGGATGAAATTGAGGTGAAAGATTTGTGTAAGCAAGTGATGAATGGTCAAAGCATTTCAAGAAAGGTACGCcactttttttcatcttcaaatccAATCGTTTTCCGTTTTAGGTTGGCCCATAAAATTAAGGAGATTAACAAAAGGTTGGCAAAAATAGCTGCTGAAAAGGATAATTTTAATCTCACTGAGAAAgtttatagtaataatattttaggttGGGAGAGAGAAACCCACTCTTTTGTGCGTGTTTCAGATGTTATTGGTAGAGATAAAGACAAAGAGGaggttatgaaaattttattgtgTCCAAGTGATGGTCATGAAAATGTTTCTGTTATTTCTATTGTTGGAATTGGAGGTTTAGGAAAAACCACACTCACTAAATTGGTGTATAATGATGAAAAAGTAAGTGattattttaagttgaaaatgtGGATTTGTGTGTCGGAtgaattttctctaaaaaggcTTTTGATTGAGATTATCAATTCTGCGATTGgacaaaaatataatcacatgAGTATGGACCAATTGCAAACAATCCTACGTgatattataaaagataaaaaatatttgttagtcttggatgatgtttggaatgaaaactaTGGGTTGTGGTGTGATTTGAGAAATTTACTAATGGATTGTGTTAGTGGAAGTAAGATCATAGTAACTACACGTAGTGATCGTGTTGCCTCAATTATGGGATCTATATCTACATATAAGTTAAAAGGTCTTTCTCTTAATCAATGTTTGTCAGTGTTtgttaaatatgcatttaaagAAAGTCTAGAAAAACAACATCCCAACCTTATAGAGattggaaaagaaattgtaaaaaaatgtaaagGTGTTCCATTGGCAGTAAGAGCCTTAGGAAGTCTTCTTTATTCCTCAACTTTTGAACAAGATTGGATAAATGTGAGGGATACTGAGATATGGAAGTTAGATCAAAAGGATAATAGCATTTTACATGCTCTAAGAATAAGTTATAATCATTTGTCACCTCCTTTGAaacaatgttttgtcttttGTTCAATATTTCCAAAAGActtcaaattttataactttagcTTAATTAAGTTTTGGATGGCCAATGGGCTTCTCAAAGCTcacaatgaaaatgaagatttggAAAATATTGGCATGCAATATATAAGAGAATTAATGTGGAGATCTTTCTTTCAAgatattcaagattttgaaaatgGTTTCTATTCATTTAAAATACATGATCTAATGCATGATATTGCAACATCATTGTTCCAAAATGAGGGCTTAATAGTGAAAGGGAGTAACCAAATTGCTGTCACAACTTCTTATCGacatttattatttcatcatttGGATGCAAGTCAAGTAGAAGCTCCAAGCTTTTTACCTAACTTGGGTAATTTAAGAagcattatattttttcaacatgttggagaaaatatcattattagccaatcatttttagaattaattgtCTCAAGATTTAAGTTTTTGCGGgcattatatttatctaacttAGGTATTGAAGCAGTTCCTAAAAGAATTGGTAATCTGAAGCATTTGAGATATTTGGAATTATCATTTAACCCGAAAATTAAAAGACTCCCAAATTCTATTTACAAGCTACAAAGTCTGCAATTGTTATCACTAGATGGTTGCGAGAAACTAGAAGAGTTACCCACAGATGTTAAGCACTTAATTAGTCTCAGATTCTTATCCTTAGCCACAGTGCAAAAGCATCTACCAAATAATGGAATTGGCTGCTTGAAATCTCTTCGATTTTTAGTTATTGGCAATTGCAGCAAATTAGAATATTTGTGTGAAGATATTGGTCGCCTGAGAGTCATTCGAAGACTAGGCATTTCTCAATGTCCAAGTCTTATCTCATTACCACGTGGTGTAAGAAGCCTAAGCTCATTAGAAGATCTTCGTTTGATAGATTGTGTAAGGCTTAATCTTGATTTGAGCATAGGATCAGATGAGCAACACAATCACGAAGAACTCAATAGCACAGGGCCTCCCCTTCGATTGCTTGAAATTGGTAATTTACCACAATTGGTGAAATTGCCGCAATGGCTTCTTCGCTGTTCGACAAACACGCTGCAAACCTTGCGTATTGGTAATTGTTCCAACTTGAAGGCACTACCAGAGTCAATGCAAAAACTTCAAGCTCTTCAGGTTTGGAATTGTCctgaattgtcatctctacccAAGGATATCAATCATCTCATCGCTTTGAGAGAACTAATAATTAAAGACTGTCCTAAACTGACGGAAAGATGCAAACCAGAAGGAGGTGAAGATTGGCCCAAGATTGCTCATATCCCGAAGATTGAACTTGATGGAGATGTTATCAAGTCAACCGAAAATTAG
- the LOC123227516 gene encoding uncharacterized protein LOC123227516 isoform X4, with product MEIQQNGAVSKAYIPLNVLGLSCLQRNLAYNKSAPHCKLLLFPVFDFFSIIWRTAIFPFLADSFDTDQSSFPSGYLRNVVINVSMPSDIKEYKSLQTMFLGNNGLSGTIPQQKAVYLKNVYLVTSNIRETSPAIRVLHAIQVSQSIVVGKK from the exons ATGGAGATTCAGCAGAATGGGGCAGTTAGTAAAGCATATATTCCTCT TAATGTCCTTGGATTGAGCTGTCTTCAGAGAAACTTGGCCTATAATAAGAGTGCTCCACACTGTAAGCTGCTTCTTTTTCcggtgtttgattttttttctatcatttggCGTACTGCAATATTTCCTTTCTTAGCTGATTCATTCGATACTGATCAATCTTCCTTTCCCTCTGGATATCTTAGAAATGTTGTGATCAATGTTAGCATGCCATCTGACATCAAAGAGTATAAAAGTTTACAGACAAT GTTTCTTGGAAACAATGGCCTATCAGGAACCATTCCTCAGCAAAAGGCTGTATATCTTAAAAACGT GTATCTAGTGACCTCAAACATCAG AGAAACTTCCCCTGCAATAAGAGTGCTGCATGCT ATACAAGTTTCGCAATCTATTGTGGTGGGGAAGAAATGA
- the LOC123227516 gene encoding probable LRR receptor-like serine/threonine-protein kinase At1g56140 isoform X3 translates to MGHNVLGLSCLQRNLAYNKSAPHCKLLLFPVFDFFSIIWRTAIFPFLADSFDTDQSSFPSGYLRNVVINVSMPSDIKEYKSLQTMFLGNNGLSGTIPQQKAVYLKNVYLVTSNISIHPGLNCLQRNFPCNKSAACYTSFAIYCGGEEMKVDSMVYKADNNDIGGASSNLLDAEKGAIIDANLFSDRQQQIQHTCSKY, encoded by the exons ATGGGGCA TAATGTCCTTGGATTGAGCTGTCTTCAGAGAAACTTGGCCTATAATAAGAGTGCTCCACACTGTAAGCTGCTTCTTTTTCcggtgtttgattttttttctatcatttggCGTACTGCAATATTTCCTTTCTTAGCTGATTCATTCGATACTGATCAATCTTCCTTTCCCTCTGGATATCTTAGAAATGTTGTGATCAATGTTAGCATGCCATCTGACATCAAAGAGTATAAAAGTTTACAGACAAT GTTTCTTGGAAACAATGGCCTATCAGGAACCATTCCTCAGCAAAAGGCTGTATATCTTAAAAACGT GTATCTAGTGACCTCAAACATCAG TATTCACCCTGGATTGAATTGTCTGCAGAGAAACTTCCCCTGCAATAAGAGTGCTGCATGCT ATACAAGTTTCGCAATCTATTGTGGTGGGGAAGAAATGAAAGTTGATAGCATGGTGTATAAGGCTGATAACAATGATATTGGTGGAGCTTCTTCCAATCTACTTGATGCAGAAAAAGGGGCAATTATTGATGCCAATTTGTTTTCTGATAGACAACAACAGATTCAACACACATGTTCAAAATACTAG